Proteins encoded by one window of Aphis gossypii isolate Hap1 chromosome X, ASM2018417v2, whole genome shotgun sequence:
- the LOC114130891 gene encoding protein tumorous imaginal discs, mitochondrial-like isoform X1, which yields MNSMKIKQLISYKCYSPSLLCNFQKLNHHHIFSSSLSYNTLCSKRLFQHFVKPQNFYSYKSIHTTSYLNNKKDFYNILGVPKNASQKEIKKAYYQLAKKYHPDTNKGDPSASKKFQEVSEAYEVLGDEKKRSTYDTWGSTGNPNHMGGPGGGTGNDNFQNAWSYQSNVDAEELFRKIFNQSGFGNNSSFDEDFADSKFGFGAAEEVVVKITFEQAARGVNKDLNLNVVDICPKCRGSRCELGYKATTCTHCNGTGMETISRGPFLMKSTCRQCQGSRVIIKNPCIECHGKGSTVQHKKVTVPVPAGIEDGQTIRILVNRNEVFVTFKVEKSDYFRRDGSDIHTDAKISISQALLGGSIRVRGIYNDHTVQISPGTSSHTKIRLIKQGMKRVNSNLLGDHYVNIKIDVPKSLTKKQEELIRAYAELEEKTPGTIKDLYHKKDGPSADQTQSTQTADDGIFTKIKKALLG from the exons atgaacagtatgaaaataaaacaattgatttCTTATAAATGTTACTCTCCATCTTTGTTGTGtaatttccaaaaattaaaccatCATCACATATTTTCATCGTCTCTCAGTTATAACACATTATGTAGTAAACGCTTATTTCAACAct TTGTCAAACCACAGAATTTCTACagttataaaagtatacacaCCACaagttatttgaataataaaaaggatttttataatatattaggagTACCAAAAAACGCTTCTCAAAAAGAAATTAAGAAAGCTTATTACCAACTCGCTAAGAAATATCATCCAGATACCAACAAGGGAGATCCTAGTGctagtaaaaaatttcaagaaGTTTCTGAAGCCTATGAA gtattgggtgatgaaaaaaaaagaagcacATATGATACATGGGGATCTACTGGTAATCCAAACCACATGGGTGGACCTGGAGGAGGTACAGGaaatgataattttcaaaatgcatGGAGTTACCAGTCTAATGTAGATGCTGAAGAATTATTTAGGAAAATATTCAATCAAAGTGGGTTTGGAAATAATAGTTCGTTTGATGAAGATTTTGCTGATTCAAAATTTGGATTTGGAGCTGCCGAAgaa gttgttgttaaaattacatttgaacAAGCTGCTCGAGGTGTgaataaagatttaaatttaaatgtggtTGATATTTGTCCAAAGTGCCGTGGTTCTCGTTGCGAATTAGGATATAAAGCTACAACCTGTACACATTGTAATGGAACTGGAATGGAAACAATATCAAGGG GTCCGTTTTTAATGAAGTCAACATGCAGACAGTGTCAAGGAAGtagagttataataaaaaatccatGTATAGAATGTCACGGGAAAGGAAGTACTGTACAACACAAAAAAGTAACAGTACCGGTTCCAGCAG gaATTGAAGATGGACAAACTATTAGAATTTTGGTCAATAGGAATGAAGTTTTTGTTacttttaaagttgaaaaatctGATTATTTTAGAAGAGATGGTTCTGATATTCATACAGATGCTAAAATTTCTATATCTCAAGCATTATTAGGGGGATCTATTCGAGTTAGAGGCATTTACAATGATCACACAGTAcag aTTTCTCCTGGTACTAGTTCACATACCAAAATTAGATTAATCAAACAAGGAATGAAAAGAGTGAATTCCAATCTACTTGGTGaccattatgttaatattaaaatagatgtTCCTAAGTCATTAACAAAGAAGCAAGAAGAATTGATCAGAGCTTATGCAGAGCTTGAAGAAAAGACACCTGGAACAATAAAAgacttatatcataaaaaagatg
- the LOC114130891 gene encoding protein tumorous imaginal discs, mitochondrial-like isoform X2: MNSMKIKQLISYKCYSPSLLCNFQKLNHHHIFSSSLSYNTLCSKRLFQHFVKPQNFYSYKSIHTTSYLNNKKDFYNILGVPKNASQKEIKKAYYQLAKKYHPDTNKGDPSASKKFQEVSEAYEVLGDEKKRSTYDTWGSTGNPNHMGGPGGGTGNDNFQNAWSYQSNVDAEELFRKIFNQSGFGNNSSFDEDFADSKFGFGAAEEVVVKITFEQAARGVNKDLNLNVVDICPKCRGSRCELGYKATTCTHCNGTGMETISRGPFLMKSTCRQCQGSRVIIKNPCIECHGKGSTVQHKKVTVPVPAGIEDGQTIRILVNRNEVFVTFKVEKSDYFRRDGSDIHTDAKISISQALLGGSIRVRGIYNDHTVQISPGTSSHTKIRLIKQGMKRVNSNLLGDHYVNIKIDVPKSLTKKQEELIRAYAELEEKTPGTIKDLYHKKDGSKSFNQESAEK, from the exons atgaacagtatgaaaataaaacaattgatttCTTATAAATGTTACTCTCCATCTTTGTTGTGtaatttccaaaaattaaaccatCATCACATATTTTCATCGTCTCTCAGTTATAACACATTATGTAGTAAACGCTTATTTCAACAct TTGTCAAACCACAGAATTTCTACagttataaaagtatacacaCCACaagttatttgaataataaaaaggatttttataatatattaggagTACCAAAAAACGCTTCTCAAAAAGAAATTAAGAAAGCTTATTACCAACTCGCTAAGAAATATCATCCAGATACCAACAAGGGAGATCCTAGTGctagtaaaaaatttcaagaaGTTTCTGAAGCCTATGAA gtattgggtgatgaaaaaaaaagaagcacATATGATACATGGGGATCTACTGGTAATCCAAACCACATGGGTGGACCTGGAGGAGGTACAGGaaatgataattttcaaaatgcatGGAGTTACCAGTCTAATGTAGATGCTGAAGAATTATTTAGGAAAATATTCAATCAAAGTGGGTTTGGAAATAATAGTTCGTTTGATGAAGATTTTGCTGATTCAAAATTTGGATTTGGAGCTGCCGAAgaa gttgttgttaaaattacatttgaacAAGCTGCTCGAGGTGTgaataaagatttaaatttaaatgtggtTGATATTTGTCCAAAGTGCCGTGGTTCTCGTTGCGAATTAGGATATAAAGCTACAACCTGTACACATTGTAATGGAACTGGAATGGAAACAATATCAAGGG GTCCGTTTTTAATGAAGTCAACATGCAGACAGTGTCAAGGAAGtagagttataataaaaaatccatGTATAGAATGTCACGGGAAAGGAAGTACTGTACAACACAAAAAAGTAACAGTACCGGTTCCAGCAG gaATTGAAGATGGACAAACTATTAGAATTTTGGTCAATAGGAATGAAGTTTTTGTTacttttaaagttgaaaaatctGATTATTTTAGAAGAGATGGTTCTGATATTCATACAGATGCTAAAATTTCTATATCTCAAGCATTATTAGGGGGATCTATTCGAGTTAGAGGCATTTACAATGATCACACAGTAcag aTTTCTCCTGGTACTAGTTCACATACCAAAATTAGATTAATCAAACAAGGAATGAAAAGAGTGAATTCCAATCTACTTGGTGaccattatgttaatattaaaatagatgtTCCTAAGTCATTAACAAAGAAGCAAGAAGAATTGATCAGAGCTTATGCAGAGCTTGAAGAAAAGACACCTGGAACAATAAAAgacttatatcataaaaaagatg